One stretch of Streptomyces sp. A2-16 DNA includes these proteins:
- a CDS encoding MarR family transcriptional regulator, which produces MSGHEHLAQALAACGRDGFTGELRITGTPGGTFHFGDGRVVAVESPGAPGPEALLLRSGRVSGEQWAELVRESGGSRWPATALIAHGYAGAAQLRVVCALALHDAAFAMAAGRVEECERLPTAEPFAQVPLGEPPLRLLQEAIRRLTALAALPHPVHPDRERPVPAGTDHGSSILRRELLTHADGRSTARDLAFRVGRGVYTVTVEVARMLDEGLLVCAGPPAPVAVRSLPDGDALRPRTPTPVEQPPALTKTDLPRRKPGSLFRLRNGTPK; this is translated from the coding sequence ATGTCGGGCCACGAACACCTGGCGCAGGCCCTGGCCGCGTGCGGCCGTGACGGCTTCACCGGGGAGCTGCGGATCACCGGGACACCCGGCGGCACCTTCCACTTCGGGGACGGCCGGGTGGTCGCCGTGGAGTCGCCCGGCGCCCCGGGACCCGAGGCGCTGCTGCTGCGCTCCGGGCGGGTCAGCGGCGAGCAGTGGGCCGAGCTGGTGCGGGAGTCGGGCGGCTCGCGCTGGCCGGCCACCGCGCTCATCGCCCACGGCTACGCGGGGGCCGCGCAACTGCGGGTGGTGTGCGCGCTCGCCCTGCACGACGCCGCCTTCGCGATGGCCGCGGGTCGGGTGGAGGAGTGCGAACGGCTGCCCACCGCGGAGCCGTTCGCGCAGGTCCCGCTGGGTGAACCACCGCTGAGGCTGCTCCAGGAGGCGATCCGCAGACTCACCGCGCTCGCCGCGCTGCCGCACCCCGTGCACCCCGACCGGGAACGGCCCGTGCCCGCGGGCACGGACCACGGATCCAGCATTCTGCGGCGCGAGCTGCTCACCCACGCCGACGGCCGCAGTACGGCCCGCGATCTCGCCTTCCGGGTCGGGCGCGGTGTCTACACCGTGACGGTCGAGGTGGCGCGCATGCTCGACGAAGGGCTGCTGGTGTGCGCCGGACCGCCCGCACCCGTCGCGGTCCGCTCCCTCCCCGACGGCGACGCACTCCGGCCCCGCACACCCACCCCCGTGGAGCAGCCCCCGGCGCTGACGAAAACCGATCTGCCCCGCCGAAAACCCGGCAGCCTCTTCCGACTCCGAAACGGAACGCCCAAATGA